The Acidobacteriota bacterium genome has a window encoding:
- a CDS encoding glycosyltransferase family 4 protein has product MTEFFANWKLKRTAKRRLGAYLDLTPRLSLKEKIRLQLWQNPRLYRLLRSSVVTLQKLLQLTAGRPANQDLLLVEHTPPAVIVERAPECEPPAVAIFSGTVGAARRYRCENRVDELRLAGITASVFECDTEGFTQARQSEVVVFHRVPWSQDVAQLISAIHQRGGKCLFDLDDLLFKPEHIRWLRFSGKHNRALEDEHRQLTARYFATLEQCDAVLASTQPLANLIASDTGKLTHVLRNALSVTTVNVSNELMNGLPVPTEQAILIGYLSGTPTHDYDLQAAIPGLVQLLKENAQTFLVLGGFFDIRVFPTELRKRIFGAPFQDWRLLPGLIKRLDLIIAPLESANIFTACKSEVKYIEAGIVGVPTIATATEAFQTAIVDGQNGWLVHPTSSQDWYGKLALACTDHGQRLALGRAARQDCLTRYTAEARATQIKQILEHIMGNIA; this is encoded by the coding sequence ATGACTGAATTTTTCGCCAACTGGAAGTTAAAAAGGACTGCAAAGCGGCGGCTGGGCGCTTATCTGGACTTGACCCCGCGACTGAGTCTCAAAGAAAAAATCAGGTTGCAACTTTGGCAAAACCCCAGACTCTATCGCTTGTTACGTTCTTCGGTTGTTACGCTTCAAAAGTTGCTCCAATTGACGGCGGGAAGGCCAGCTAACCAAGACCTTCTTTTAGTCGAGCATACGCCCCCAGCGGTTATTGTTGAGCGCGCGCCCGAATGTGAGCCTCCGGCTGTCGCTATATTTTCTGGTACTGTTGGCGCCGCTCGCCGCTATCGTTGTGAGAATCGGGTTGACGAATTGCGGCTCGCGGGGATAACTGCCAGCGTCTTTGAATGTGACACTGAAGGGTTTACCCAAGCCCGCCAGTCAGAGGTGGTTGTCTTTCACCGCGTCCCCTGGAGCCAGGACGTGGCACAGTTGATCAGTGCTATTCACCAGCGGGGCGGCAAATGTCTCTTCGATCTTGATGACCTACTATTCAAGCCAGAGCATATTCGCTGGTTGCGGTTTAGTGGGAAGCATAACCGCGCCCTTGAAGACGAACACCGTCAGTTGACGGCCAGGTATTTTGCTACATTGGAGCAATGCGATGCTGTACTGGCCTCTACCCAGCCGCTGGCAAATCTCATTGCCAGCGACACTGGAAAATTAACGCACGTCCTCCGCAATGCGCTTTCTGTTACTACAGTGAACGTCAGCAATGAGTTGATGAATGGATTGCCTGTGCCAACAGAGCAGGCAATTCTGATAGGGTATTTAAGCGGTACGCCCACTCACGATTATGATTTGCAGGCCGCGATTCCTGGTTTGGTGCAATTGCTTAAGGAGAACGCACAAACGTTCTTGGTGCTAGGGGGATTCTTCGACATCCGCGTCTTTCCAACCGAGTTACGCAAGCGTATTTTCGGCGCTCCTTTTCAGGATTGGCGTTTGTTGCCCGGTCTAATTAAACGGCTTGACCTGATTATTGCGCCATTGGAGTCCGCAAACATCTTTACTGCTTGTAAGAGCGAGGTGAAATACATTGAAGCTGGTATTGTCGGGGTTCCGACAATTGCCACGGCAACAGAGGCCTTTCAGACAGCGATTGTTGATGGGCAGAATGGCTGGTTGGTTCATCCTACATCTTCACAGGACTGGTATGGGAAACTCGCGCTGGCTTGTACGGATCACGGTCAGCGACTAGCGTTGGGGCGAGCTGCTCGCCAAGATTGTTTAACGCGCTATACAGCGGAGGCTCGTGCTACTCAAATAAAACAGATTTTGGAGCATATTATGGGAAACATTGCCTGA
- a CDS encoding methyltransferase domain-containing protein, translating into MNLFGRFSKATNKQSIESPREQYARKYINGWGIEIGALNQPLVNPNKARISYVDNRNYIGLCEIYPEIDAKQIIPPDIICSGDRLEAIADKSFDFVIANHVLEHLVDPLGALQHWARVLKPEGVLYCSVPDHENMLDRGRSLTTLNHLIEDHENRDPARDIVHYFECAYYWGKAKNVAECMSYVNKYCVEQRYPIHFHTFDKALLEVFFDYYMRCESNLKLVEDIAENTINGTKEYICVLKKILLR; encoded by the coding sequence ATGAATCTGTTCGGGCGGTTTAGTAAGGCAACCAACAAGCAGTCAATTGAGAGTCCGCGAGAGCAATATGCTCGAAAGTACATTAATGGTTGGGGCATTGAGATCGGTGCGCTTAATCAGCCTTTGGTTAACCCTAACAAAGCACGCATCTCATATGTGGACAATCGTAACTATATCGGCTTATGCGAAATATATCCGGAAATTGATGCTAAACAGATTATCCCGCCGGACATTATCTGTTCGGGCGACAGGCTGGAAGCCATAGCGGATAAATCATTTGACTTTGTAATAGCCAATCATGTGCTTGAGCACTTAGTTGACCCTCTCGGCGCTCTTCAACACTGGGCACGTGTCTTAAAGCCGGAAGGGGTTTTATATTGCTCTGTGCCTGACCACGAAAATATGCTGGATAGGGGAAGGTCGCTAACGACTTTGAACCATTTGATTGAAGATCATGAGAACAGAGACCCGGCTAGAGACATCGTTCATTATTTCGAGTGCGCTTATTATTGGGGCAAAGCTAAAAACGTTGCTGAATGCATGTCTTATGTAAATAAATACTGTGTGGAGCAACGCTACCCTATCCATTTTCACACTTTTGATAAAGCTCTTCTTGAGGTATTTTTTGATTACTACATGCGGTGTGAGAGTAATTTGAAGCTTGTTGAAGACATCGCGGAAAATACTATTAACGGCACCAAAGAGTATATATGCGTATTAAAGAAAATATTACTCAGATGA
- a CDS encoding methyltransferase domain-containing protein, producing the protein MEFTGERYQPALSGQIKYEHWHRYALSAQFVTGKTVLDIASGEGYGAALLAARAQFVYGVDIDLQVVEHANQRYGNNSKLRYLVGSCEAIPLPDHSVDVVTSFETIEHHDKHEEMMQEIKRVLKPEGILILSSPNKLTYSDLPGYQNPYHVKELYHEEFINLITRYFQYFRVYGQRFAVGSFVYGLQEVDSTSLDTYTLNDEQLTQKIPCLDNPLYFIAICADEPLPLQPSLDSIYIDNTDDLLKLQTDDRLAMEQKLHEELSLYHETVLRQNQHIAEQERLVDSLMQQITEVNDSQAWQLMQLLWRWRLRLAPPQSIRDRILHFLLNSLRPRKKMQTEPSLQQDVDEILAQVETEIPRNLVTGKGTELYLSGWCFHLKHQLSKLEILINETAYPATVFGAARADVKEHYYPKLDMQGYSYNSGFWATIPISEPPQPETVELSLQVTLSNGAKLKKKITDITVSPSGPADPQKPSLGRNAAGLTPPIVICMATHNPPLALFCRQIKSIIDQSYHNWVCIISDDASRPEVIVEMQKIIAQDSRFIFSPAPNRFGFYLNFERCLSLVPEQAELVALCDQDDYWYPDKLQTLIAHFDSETLLVYSDMRIVSEQGEILADSYWMVRQNNSTDLWALLLANTVPGAASMFRKELLDYLLPFPPKLGDLFHDHWIGVMALALGKIRSIARPLYDYTRHSGNVSGYGEQLRKPPLVMLHDIFRQLMSPEGRAGARNIYYDHVLRTGLMARLLSKRAGPKLTKEKQKTLEVLGSLDNSAATLFWLAVRGLQDWRRIGVTNGAEFRLIQGVMWRYYLELISRFEWQR; encoded by the coding sequence ATGGAATTTACCGGCGAACGGTACCAGCCCGCATTGAGCGGGCAGATTAAATACGAACACTGGCATCGTTACGCGCTTTCTGCACAGTTCGTAACGGGTAAAACCGTGCTGGACATTGCCTCGGGAGAGGGGTACGGCGCGGCTTTGCTGGCCGCTCGCGCTCAGTTTGTGTATGGGGTTGATATTGACTTACAGGTTGTTGAGCACGCCAATCAACGATATGGCAATAATTCCAAGCTGCGCTACTTAGTTGGCTCCTGTGAGGCGATCCCTTTACCAGACCATTCAGTTGATGTTGTTACTTCTTTTGAAACTATTGAGCATCACGATAAGCATGAAGAAATGATGCAAGAGATCAAGAGGGTGCTTAAGCCAGAGGGCATTTTGATCCTCTCTTCGCCGAATAAACTGACTTACTCTGATTTACCGGGCTACCAAAATCCTTATCACGTAAAAGAGCTTTATCACGAAGAATTTATCAATTTGATAACGCGTTACTTTCAGTATTTTCGGGTTTACGGTCAAAGATTCGCTGTTGGTTCGTTTGTCTACGGCCTGCAAGAGGTAGACTCGACTAGCCTGGACACTTATACATTAAACGATGAGCAGCTTACGCAAAAGATTCCATGCTTAGATAACCCACTTTATTTTATCGCAATCTGCGCAGACGAACCCCTACCGCTCCAACCTTCCTTAGACTCGATCTATATTGATAACACCGATGATTTATTAAAGCTGCAAACGGATGACCGTTTGGCAATGGAGCAAAAACTTCATGAGGAATTGAGCCTGTATCACGAAACAGTGTTACGGCAAAATCAACACATCGCTGAGCAAGAAAGACTGGTAGACTCGCTGATGCAGCAAATTACTGAAGTTAATGACAGTCAGGCTTGGCAACTAATGCAATTACTTTGGCGCTGGCGGTTACGTCTCGCCCCGCCGCAAAGTATACGTGATCGGATTCTTCACTTCTTGCTCAATTCGCTGCGGCCTCGAAAAAAAATGCAAACTGAGCCGTCATTGCAACAGGATGTGGATGAAATCTTGGCTCAAGTGGAAACGGAAATTCCTCGCAACCTGGTTACAGGAAAGGGCACTGAGTTATATTTGAGCGGCTGGTGTTTCCATCTGAAACACCAGCTTAGCAAACTTGAGATATTGATCAACGAAACAGCCTACCCTGCTACCGTCTTTGGTGCAGCTCGCGCCGATGTCAAAGAACATTATTACCCCAAGTTGGACATGCAGGGGTATAGTTATAACAGCGGATTTTGGGCCACCATCCCCATTTCCGAGCCGCCCCAACCCGAAACCGTCGAGCTTAGCCTGCAAGTTACCTTAAGTAATGGAGCCAAGTTGAAGAAAAAGATTACCGACATTACTGTTTCTCCAAGCGGCCCTGCCGATCCTCAAAAGCCGTCGCTGGGTAGAAACGCGGCAGGTCTCACTCCCCCCATAGTTATCTGTATGGCCACCCATAATCCCCCGCTCGCTCTTTTCTGTCGGCAGATAAAATCTATTATTGATCAAAGCTACCACAATTGGGTTTGCATTATTAGCGATGATGCTTCGAGGCCGGAAGTAATTGTGGAAATGCAAAAAATTATTGCCCAAGATTCGAGATTTATTTTCTCCCCAGCGCCAAACCGGTTTGGCTTTTATCTGAACTTCGAAAGATGTTTGTCATTAGTGCCTGAGCAAGCTGAGTTAGTGGCGCTCTGTGATCAGGATGATTATTGGTACCCGGACAAATTACAAACACTGATTGCTCATTTTGATAGTGAGACGCTGCTTGTTTACAGCGATATGAGAATCGTAAGTGAACAGGGTGAGATTCTTGCCGATAGTTACTGGATGGTACGACAAAATAACTCAACTGACCTATGGGCGTTATTGTTAGCCAATACGGTACCTGGCGCGGCCTCGATGTTCCGTAAAGAGTTGCTTGATTACCTTCTGCCTTTTCCACCGAAGCTGGGTGATCTCTTTCATGACCACTGGATTGGTGTGATGGCGTTGGCGTTGGGAAAGATCAGGTCTATTGCGCGGCCTTTGTATGATTATACGCGTCATTCTGGGAACGTAAGCGGGTATGGTGAGCAGTTACGGAAGCCTCCCTTGGTTATGCTACATGATATTTTTCGGCAACTTATGAGTCCAGAGGGGCGCGCAGGCGCTAGGAATATTTATTACGACCATGTATTGAGAACAGGGCTAATGGCGCGCCTGCTGAGCAAGCGCGCAGGCCCGAAGTTAACCAAAGAAAAACAAAAAACACTTGAAGTGCTCGGGTCTCTGGATAATTCCGCCGCTACATTATTTTGGCTTGCAGTGAGAGGCTTACAGGATTGGCGCCGTATAGGAGTTACTAATGGGGCGGAGTTCCGCCTCATTCAGGGAGTGATGTGGCGATACTATCTGGAACTTATCTCACGCTTTGAATGGCAACGCTGA
- a CDS encoding DUF4287 domain-containing protein — protein sequence MSIVEKALATQLANIEKRTGKSLAELAALVRNSGLTKHGELRDMLKRDLGLGHGDANTLVHHVLKSAGQSAVAEKNRSTDDVVAALYAGPKAALRPIHDKLIAAINKFGEFEIAPKKTYLSLRRKKQFAMIGPATNTRVEVGLNMKGVAATERLLEIPPNSMCNYKVKVMSEAEVDQALIAWLRQAFDNAG from the coding sequence ATGAGCATTGTGGAGAAAGCGCTGGCGACACAGTTGGCAAACATTGAAAAACGCACCGGCAAATCGTTGGCGGAACTTGCCGCTTTGGTGCGGAACAGCGGCCTCACTAAACACGGCGAGCTGCGCGATATGCTCAAACGTGATTTAGGACTTGGGCATGGCGATGCCAATACACTCGTGCATCACGTGTTGAAATCCGCGGGACAGAGCGCCGTGGCTGAAAAGAACCGCTCGACCGATGACGTCGTGGCCGCTTTATATGCCGGACCTAAAGCTGCGCTGCGGCCTATTCACGACAAGCTGATAGCCGCAATCAACAAGTTCGGTGAATTTGAGATTGCGCCGAAAAAGACCTATCTCAGCCTGCGGCGTAAGAAACAGTTCGCCATGATCGGGCCTGCGACGAATACACGCGTTGAGGTCGGCTTGAATATGAAAGGTGTCGCCGCCACGGAGCGTTTATTAGAGATACCGCCCAACAGCATGTGTAACTACAAGGTCAAGGTGATGAGCGAAGCGGAAGTGGATCAAGCATTGATTGCGTGGCTTCGCCAGGCCTTTGATAACGCTGGCTAG
- a CDS encoding ubiquinol-cytochrome c reductase iron-sulfur subunit, protein MCVHHAPESPAERRTFLGILSGLIAAGISAVLGVNIGRFALGPAFTKADAEDWSDVGALTGIPEGQLTKRNLLVARVAGWGNFTAERAVWVVRNGAEVKVFTAVCPHLGCTVNANAEGFLCACHNSQWNTSGQTLAGPAPRGLDTLEHRVEGGKLQVRYADFKQGIPNKEAIG, encoded by the coding sequence ATGTGTGTGCATCACGCCCCTGAAAGTCCCGCCGAGCGCCGGACGTTTTTGGGCATTTTATCCGGCTTGATTGCCGCCGGGATTTCCGCCGTGCTCGGCGTCAACATTGGCCGGTTTGCGCTCGGCCCGGCTTTTACCAAAGCCGACGCGGAGGACTGGTCGGACGTGGGGGCTTTGACTGGTATTCCCGAAGGTCAGTTGACCAAGCGCAATCTGCTTGTTGCGCGCGTGGCGGGCTGGGGCAATTTCACCGCCGAGCGCGCTGTCTGGGTGGTGCGCAACGGCGCTGAGGTCAAGGTCTTCACAGCCGTTTGTCCGCATCTGGGTTGCACCGTCAATGCCAACGCCGAAGGGTTCCTGTGTGCCTGTCACAACAGTCAATGGAACACCAGCGGGCAGACGCTGGCCGGGCCTGCGCCGCGCGGTTTGGATACGCTGGAACATCGCGTCGAAGGCGGCAAGCTGCAAGTCCGTTACGCGGATTTCAAACAGGGGATTCCGAACAAAGAGGCCATCGGCTGA
- a CDS encoding cytochrome b N-terminal domain-containing protein: protein MNLEKITARLAAAYAWLDERTGVKAAVDAALYEPIRGGARWAYVFGSALLFLFAMMVVTGICMTLYYVPSADHAHTSVAYIQKVVPGGALIRGLHHYGASTMIIVAVLHLAQGFLFGAYKQRRELIWLTGAVMLLLLLLFSFTGYLLPWDQAAYFGTKVGASIAGEIPLIGPLQRRILLGGEDLSTLTLSRFFTVHVFLLPLGLAGLAGLHLLFFRRSGPAGPYHNRDDNRVERFYPGQVFKDSVAMLAVFLVLVYLAYSAPAELGPVADPTADYLARPPWFFMPLFQMLKYFEGQLSLIPIMGVPALLFGLLFLLPFFDRNPERHPLKRKLAVALLALFLIGPVALIALARYQDTHHPEFGPKLQKQEEEMRAFLKAPFEPQVVGGKSAVKAAAAPQAYLESCAACHGEQGEGAASFPKLIGVTAKPQRTKEDLLKILDDSEAYQLELPMPKSFPKLSAEQKKEIVEWLATLK, encoded by the coding sequence ATGAACTTAGAAAAAATCACTGCGCGGTTGGCGGCGGCCTACGCTTGGCTGGATGAGCGGACGGGCGTCAAGGCGGCGGTTGATGCGGCGCTCTACGAACCGATTCGCGGCGGTGCGCGTTGGGCCTATGTCTTTGGCAGCGCGCTGCTTTTTCTTTTTGCCATGATGGTCGTGACCGGCATTTGTATGACGCTCTATTACGTGCCGAGTGCCGACCACGCGCACACGAGTGTCGCTTATATCCAGAAAGTCGTGCCCGGCGGCGCGCTCATTCGCGGCCTGCATCATTACGGCGCCAGTACGATGATCATTGTCGCCGTGCTGCATCTGGCGCAAGGCTTCCTGTTCGGCGCCTACAAACAACGGCGCGAATTGATTTGGTTGACGGGCGCGGTAATGTTGCTGCTCTTGCTGCTCTTTTCTTTCACCGGCTATTTGCTGCCCTGGGATCAGGCGGCGTATTTCGGCACCAAGGTGGGCGCTTCGATTGCCGGTGAAATCCCGCTCATCGGCCCGCTGCAACGGCGCATTTTGCTGGGGGGCGAAGACCTTTCGACGCTTACGCTGTCGCGCTTTTTCACCGTCCACGTGTTTTTGCTGCCACTCGGTTTGGCTGGGCTGGCGGGGCTGCACCTGTTGTTCTTTCGCCGCTCAGGCCCGGCGGGGCCGTACCATAACCGCGACGATAACCGGGTCGAACGCTTCTATCCGGGCCAGGTCTTTAAGGATTCGGTGGCCATGCTCGCGGTCTTTTTGGTGCTGGTGTATTTGGCTTACAGTGCGCCAGCGGAATTAGGGCCGGTGGCTGATCCGACGGCGGATTATCTGGCGCGTCCGCCCTGGTTTTTCATGCCGCTGTTTCAGATGCTGAAGTATTTTGAAGGACAACTCTCGCTGATCCCGATTATGGGTGTGCCAGCCTTGTTATTCGGGCTGTTGTTCCTGCTGCCGTTTTTCGACCGCAACCCTGAGCGCCATCCGCTCAAGCGTAAGCTGGCCGTCGCCTTGCTGGCGCTCTTCCTCATCGGCCCGGTTGCGTTGATCGCTCTGGCGCGCTATCAGGACACGCATCACCCTGAGTTCGGGCCGAAGCTGCAAAAGCAGGAAGAAGAGATGCGCGCCTTTCTCAAAGCTCCCTTTGAACCGCAGGTGGTTGGCGGTAAGAGCGCGGTGAAAGCCGCCGCCGCGCCGCAGGCTTATCTGGAAAGCTGTGCGGCCTGTCACGGCGAACAAGGCGAAGGGGCCGCGTCGTTTCCGAAACTGATCGGCGTAACCGCCAAGCCGCAACGCACCAAAGAAGATTTGTTGAAGATTCTCGACGATTCAGAGGCGTATCAATTGGAATTGCCAATGCCGAAGTCGTTTCCGAAACTGAGCGCCGAGCAGAAAAAAGAAATCGTTGAATGGTTGGCGACGCTGAAATAA
- a CDS encoding RNA polymerase sigma factor yields MADSNFDNLAEAAPDAVLVLAAILGDLRSFDVLALRYRTAAYRVAQTIAGNELAEDIVQEALLLAFKALPSIEEPDKFASWLYAITRHAAYRLGQRTRRERAQRVELDEALLENSSVLAIPFKPAESIETAWVRAAIETLAEEYRLILQLRFYDEVPLARIADFLDLPLTTVKWRLHRAKQLLRQQLAAPEANPAQKTKRARVKAKL; encoded by the coding sequence ATGGCGGATTCCAACTTCGACAATTTAGCTGAGGCCGCGCCAGATGCCGTATTGGTGCTGGCCGCCATTCTGGGCGATCTGCGTTCATTCGACGTGCTGGCGCTGCGTTACCGCACGGCGGCCTATCGCGTCGCGCAAACCATCGCTGGCAACGAATTGGCCGAAGACATCGTGCAAGAGGCCTTGTTGCTGGCTTTCAAAGCGCTGCCGTCCATCGAAGAGCCGGATAAATTTGCCTCGTGGCTTTATGCCATCACACGGCACGCGGCGTATCGCCTGGGACAACGCACGCGGCGGGAACGCGCCCAGCGTGTCGAATTGGATGAGGCCTTGCTTGAGAACAGCAGCGTGCTGGCCATTCCGTTCAAACCAGCGGAAAGTATCGAGACGGCCTGGGTGCGGGCGGCGATTGAAACCCTGGCCGAAGAGTACCGCTTGATTTTGCAACTGCGGTTTTATGACGAAGTGCCGTTGGCGCGCATCGCAGATTTTCTGGATTTGCCGCTGACGACGGTCAAATGGCGCTTGCATCGCGCCAAACAATTACTGCGCCAGCAACTGGCGGCGCCGGAGGCAAACCCGGCGCAGAAAACCAAACGTGCGCGCGTCAAAGCCAAACTTTGA
- a CDS encoding Gfo/Idh/MocA family oxidoreductase yields MSEKPNLVERRQFLSTTLAALTTVGTTAGATAGMTAKSYARILGANDRLRLGGIGPGDRGSGRLVTAQKLGAQIVALCDVNKGMLALAQKKLSAPVEKTYVDYNELLARKDIDGVIIATPDHLHHDCLLAAVKAGKDAYIEKPLARTIEEGEDMVAAVKASKQIVQVGNQRRSGDHFRKARDIVASGGIGEIRFVRIWDFRYRPVDPYIKRSKDPSLFAPELVDWPRFLGKAPQRPYDAKRASGWRWYWDYAGGLMTDIGPHWLDVAMWITGCDGPRSVVCNGGKYQNMDWETPDNVHAIMDCGSFSLVFMVQFMNGQEYDGGAFYGLEGSIVQENNRNLMVRYDKQRKEVESWPITDENTPHMQNFLDCMKSRQQPRSPVELASRVIIGAHLANEAFRTGRKVEWDVTKWRHAERPERTAGYRQGA; encoded by the coding sequence ATGAGTGAGAAACCGAATCTGGTTGAACGGCGGCAGTTTTTAAGCACCACGCTGGCAGCCTTGACTACCGTTGGGACGACCGCCGGGGCGACGGCAGGGATGACGGCGAAATCCTACGCGCGCATCCTCGGCGCAAATGATCGCCTGCGTCTGGGCGGCATCGGCCCCGGCGACCGTGGCAGCGGACGTTTGGTCACCGCACAAAAGCTGGGCGCGCAAATCGTCGCGTTGTGCGATGTCAACAAAGGCATGCTCGCACTGGCGCAGAAAAAACTGAGCGCGCCGGTCGAGAAGACCTATGTGGATTACAACGAATTGCTCGCGCGCAAGGACATTGACGGCGTGATCATCGCCACGCCCGATCATTTGCATCACGATTGCCTGCTCGCGGCGGTCAAAGCGGGCAAGGATGCCTATATCGAAAAGCCGCTGGCGCGCACCATCGAAGAAGGCGAAGACATGGTCGCCGCCGTCAAAGCCTCGAAACAGATCGTCCAAGTCGGCAATCAACGCCGCAGCGGCGATCATTTTCGCAAAGCGCGCGACATCGTCGCCAGCGGTGGCATTGGCGAAATTCGCTTCGTGCGCATCTGGGATTTTCGCTATCGCCCGGTTGACCCATACATCAAACGCAGCAAAGACCCATCGTTGTTTGCACCCGAATTGGTGGATTGGCCTCGGTTCCTCGGCAAGGCGCCGCAGCGACCATACGACGCCAAGCGCGCCTCGGGCTGGCGCTGGTATTGGGATTACGCGGGCGGTCTGATGACCGACATCGGCCCGCACTGGCTCGATGTCGCGATGTGGATCACCGGCTGCGACGGCCCACGCTCGGTCGTTTGCAACGGCGGCAAGTATCAAAACATGGATTGGGAAACGCCCGACAACGTCCACGCGATCATGGATTGCGGCAGCTTCTCGCTGGTGTTTATGGTGCAGTTCATGAACGGGCAGGAATACGACGGCGGCGCGTTTTACGGCCTGGAAGGCAGCATCGTGCAGGAGAACAATCGCAACCTGATGGTGCGCTACGACAAGCAACGCAAAGAGGTCGAGTCGTGGCCGATCACGGATGAAAATACGCCGCACATGCAAAACTTCCTCGATTGCATGAAGAGCCGCCAGCAGCCACGTTCGCCCGTCGAACTCGCCAGCCGCGTCATCATCGGCGCGCATCTGGCGAATGAAGCGTTTCGCACGGGCCGCAAAGTGGAATGGGATGTGACGAAGTGGCGGCACGCAGAACGACCGGAACGCACGGCGGGCTACCGGCAGGGCGCATGA